A DNA window from Setaria viridis chromosome 2, Setaria_viridis_v4.0, whole genome shotgun sequence contains the following coding sequences:
- the LOC117841951 gene encoding bZIP transcription factor TRAB1: MEFKNGGSSSQRRPAVEEGAPLARQGSVYSLTFDEFQSALGGAAGGGGGGIGRDFGSMNMDELLRNIWNAEETQAMASASGAGAQPAPLQRQGSSLTLPRTLSSKTVDEVWRNLVRDEPPQGVDGGGQQQAHRQSTLGEMTLEEFLVRAGVVRENPAPAAAPAPPPMLPPRPVPVAPKSTAFLGNFPGADDAAAAVALGFAPIGMGDPALGNGLMPPRAAGMGGSAMAVQTAVNQLDSGGKGYSDLLSPTEPLPYSFEGMIRGRRNGGGVEKVVERRHRRMIKNRESAARSRARKQAYTMELEAEVQKLKELNQELERKQAEIMEMQKNELPEMLKDPFRRKKRVCLRRTLTGPW, translated from the exons atggagttCAAGAACGGCGGGTCGTCGTCGcagcgccggccggcggtggaggagggggcgccCCTGGCGAGGCAGGGGTCGGTCTACTCGCTGACGTTCGACGAGTTCCAGAGCGCGCTCGgcggggccgccggcggcggtggcggcggcatcggGAGGGACTTTGGCTCGATgaacatggacgagctgctccGGAACATCTGGAACGCGGAGGAGACCCAAGCCatggcctccgcctccggcgcgGGGGCGCAGCCGGCGCCGCTGCAGCGCCAGGGCTCGTCGCTCACGCTTCCCCGCACGCTCAGCTCCAAGACGGTCGACGAGGTGTGGCGCAACCTCGTGCGCGACGAGCCACCGCAgggggtggacggcggcgggcagcaGCAGGCCCACCGCCAGTCCACGCTCGGCGAGATGACTCTGGAGGAGTTCTTGGTCAGGGCCGGCGTGGTCAGGGAGaaccccgcgcccgccgccgccccagcgccaccgcccatgctgccgccgcggccggtcCCTGTTGCCCCCAAAAGTACCGCCTTTCTTGGGAATTTCCCGGGTGCcgatgacgccgccgccgcggtagCGCTGGGGTTCGCGCCGATCGGCATGGGGGATCCGGCCCTGGGCAATGGGCTGATGCCGCCCAGGGCGGCTGGCATGGGAGGCAGCGCCATGGCCGTGCAAACAGCGGTGAACCAGCTTGATTCTGGCGGGAAGGGGTACAGCGACCTGTTGTCGCCAACGGAGCCTCTGCCGTATTCCTTTGAGGGGATGATTCGGGGGAGAAGGAATGGCGGCGGAGTGGAGAAAGTGGTGGAGAGGAGGCATAGGAGGATGATCAAGAACAGGGAATCGGCAGCGAGGTCCCGAGCGCGCAAACAG GCTTATACAATGGAGTTGGAAGCAGAGGTTCAGAAACTCAAGGAGCTGAATCAGGAACTGGAAAGGAAACAG GCAGAGATTATGGAAATGCAGAAGAACGAG CTACCAGAGATGTTGAAGGATCCATTCAGACGGAAGAAACGGGTGTGCTTGCGAAGAACACTGACTGGCCCCTGGTGA